In one window of Silvanigrella paludirubra DNA:
- a CDS encoding OmpA/MotB family protein: MPKKKKCPEFENHERWLVAFADMMTLLFALFVVLYAIAVVNTSKVKQVTESMQVAFGIKEEVPKEDGTIPRGPNSMESIFKYVKGNTSREQLLQRIIRERAAIIAAQAKAIEQKLSERLYGAKQFPDSAQKPADRVIYVARDPDGIRITLLSRVLFNPGSYELKPETKTLLKGVADVLKGIGRLIRVEGHTDNIAFERNGLTNWELSCLRATAVTKFFIETGNFKKGAIYPAGFGDTRPIAENDTPEDRALNRRVDLKILYDNPDDYIPPDEQLSNGEKTDKE; the protein is encoded by the coding sequence ATGCCAAAAAAGAAAAAGTGCCCCGAATTTGAAAACCATGAACGTTGGCTTGTCGCATTTGCGGACATGATGACATTATTGTTTGCTTTGTTTGTGGTACTTTATGCTATTGCCGTTGTTAATACTTCTAAAGTAAAACAAGTAACAGAATCTATGCAGGTTGCCTTTGGTATAAAAGAAGAAGTCCCCAAGGAAGATGGGACTATTCCCAGAGGACCAAACTCAATGGAAAGTATTTTTAAATACGTAAAAGGAAATACAAGTAGAGAACAGCTTTTACAAAGAATTATTAGAGAAAGAGCTGCTATTATTGCAGCTCAAGCAAAAGCAATTGAACAAAAATTATCAGAAAGACTTTATGGGGCAAAACAATTTCCAGATAGTGCTCAAAAACCAGCAGATAGAGTTATTTATGTGGCAAGAGATCCAGATGGAATAAGAATAACATTATTATCACGAGTTCTTTTTAATCCTGGCTCCTATGAACTTAAACCAGAAACAAAAACACTTTTAAAAGGGGTGGCAGATGTCCTAAAAGGGATTGGCAGATTAATTCGTGTTGAAGGACATACAGACAATATTGCATTTGAAAGAAATGGATTAACAAACTGGGAACTTAGTTGCTTAAGAGCTACAGCTGTAACCAAATTTTTTATTGAAACAGGAAATTTTAAAAAGGGAGCCATTTATCCAGCTGGTTTTGGTGATACTAGACCAATTGCAGAGAATGACACTCCAGAAGATAGAGCCTTAAATAGAAGGGTTGATCTTAAAATTTTATATGACAATCCTGATGATTATATTCCTCCCGATGAACAACTCAGTAATGGTGAAAAAACGGACAAAGAATAG
- a CDS encoding tetratricopeptide repeat protein yields MKDYLVNLNRTNLINNNSNLIKGSRFKMVVVLATSSFLFQSCLTSSRQDQLQTSITQLQGQVFQMQEQLNKRDQQISNTTQTALSSKSDVESLQTQLQLTQGVVDELKTKIKRIEENAGSGTSSDSNVISLNSSSDSLTHIQRQIARIELSANSRVGINRKGKLPAKMQTQAEINKSLKASFEQGNMKQTIDQSSLIINAAEATDSMIQTALEYRAEAKFKTQDYKGAAIDFSNYVDFFSSGTKYARALLLAGDSYVYLKNNAIAKSYYQECAKSFPNIPEGKAAAGRLANLSNLNQSSQGQ; encoded by the coding sequence ATGAAAGACTATCTAGTAAATCTTAATAGAACAAATTTAATAAATAATAACAGCAATTTAATAAAAGGTTCCCGCTTTAAGATGGTAGTCGTTTTAGCCACTTCAAGTTTTTTATTTCAAAGTTGTTTAACATCTTCTAGACAAGATCAATTGCAAACATCAATTACGCAGTTGCAAGGTCAAGTTTTTCAAATGCAAGAACAACTGAACAAACGAGATCAACAAATATCCAATACCACTCAGACAGCCCTGTCTTCTAAAAGTGATGTTGAAAGTTTACAAACACAATTGCAATTAACACAAGGTGTTGTTGATGAGTTAAAAACAAAAATCAAACGAATAGAAGAAAATGCGGGAAGCGGCACAAGCTCTGATTCTAACGTTATTTCTCTTAATAGTTCTTCTGATAGCTTAACACATATTCAAAGACAAATTGCCCGAATTGAACTTTCTGCAAACTCGAGAGTAGGAATAAACCGTAAAGGAAAACTTCCTGCTAAAATGCAAACTCAAGCAGAAATTAATAAAAGTTTAAAAGCTTCTTTTGAACAAGGTAACATGAAACAAACTATTGATCAAAGCTCATTAATTATTAATGCCGCAGAAGCAACAGATTCTATGATTCAAACTGCACTTGAATATAGAGCTGAGGCAAAATTCAAAACTCAAGATTATAAAGGCGCTGCAATTGATTTTTCTAATTATGTAGACTTTTTTTCTAGTGGTACAAAATATGCTAGAGCTCTTCTGCTTGCAGGAGATAGTTATGTTTATCTAAAAAACAATGCGATTGCAAAATCTTACTATCAAGAATGTGCGAAATCTTTTCCTAATATTCCAGAAGGAAAAGCCGCAGCTGGAAGACTCGCTAATCTTTCGAATTTAAATCAATCTTCCCAAGGCCAATAA